In a single window of the Dinghuibacter silviterrae genome:
- a CDS encoding RNA polymerase sigma factor, producing MEDKELVIGLQQGDRSAFDALYYRYYPGVYRNICKLIHKYEIAEDILQEVFLALWDNRSSIDPSRPVAGWLFVVSYNKSLKWLKADIREHHLYRNYLAMGSYDDAPEPEEDNFRAQMDLLNSVIEELPHRKKQAFKLCKLEGRSYEEAGQILGISSITVKEYVKTSAQSIRQSILSKQDYSTLATMTGLAVLVIFP from the coding sequence GTGGAAGATAAAGAATTGGTCATAGGGCTACAACAGGGTGACAGAAGTGCGTTTGATGCCCTATACTATCGTTACTATCCAGGCGTGTATCGGAATATCTGCAAGCTGATACACAAATACGAGATCGCGGAAGATATCTTGCAGGAAGTTTTCCTGGCCTTATGGGACAACCGTTCTTCCATAGATCCCTCCCGTCCGGTTGCGGGCTGGCTGTTCGTGGTCAGTTACAATAAGTCCTTAAAGTGGCTGAAAGCAGATATACGGGAACACCATTTATACCGGAACTACCTGGCGATGGGTTCGTATGACGATGCGCCGGAACCGGAGGAAGATAACTTCCGGGCACAAATGGACCTGTTGAATTCCGTAATAGAAGAATTGCCCCACCGGAAGAAGCAGGCATTCAAGCTTTGCAAACTAGAGGGCAGGAGTTACGAAGAAGCGGGACAAATATTAGGCATCTCCTCCATCACCGTAAAGGAATACGTCAAAACATCGGCGCAATCCATACGGCAGTCCATCCTTTCCAAACAGGACTATTCTACCCTGGCAACCATGACCGGCCTCGCCGTCTTGGTAATATTTCCTTAA